One window of the Tubulanus polymorphus chromosome 11, tnTubPoly1.2, whole genome shotgun sequence genome contains the following:
- the LOC141913356 gene encoding uncharacterized protein LOC141913356, translated as MGASKFWMEVAVLPVIIFVGFSGNFLIVVVMNVTVLRRRTYALYLTAIAVSDTVVLCAHFLYWVNFLSLKFGRRLVIVITTDVQCIVMNSLPTVSQHVSAWFMVVIASERFVSVAFPFFARRFLRLKFAGIITVSLVLICLLAALNNRQLYHDNGACYFNAKRLKRAAQFFSFTVVYLPAGSIMILNALIVVILVRQSRSVSGGSHDEKGERKVNRVTVMMLTLTFSFLGLSLPHWLIQVIAPRGTMTDSVQAAYEILSLMYVTNYSINFFLYLLSGGEVRQEIYKLFIVSR; from the coding sequence ATGGGCGCCAGTAAATTCTGGATGGAGGTGGCTGTTTTACCGGTGATAATTTTCGTCGGATTTTCGGGTAACTTTCTCATCGTCGTCGTGATGAACGTCACCGTCCTTCGACGTCGTACCTACGCGCTGTATCTAACCGCCATTGCTGTTTCCGACACTGTTGTCTTGTGCGCGCATTTCTTGTACTGGGTGAACTTTCTTTCGTTGAAATTCGGACGGCGATTGGTCATCGTCATCACCACTGACGTCCAGTGTATCGTAATGAACTCTTTGCCGACGGTAAGCCAGCACGTGTCCGCCTGGTTCATGGTGGTCATCGCCTCGGAGCGGTTCGTTTCGGTAGCTTTTCCGTTTTTCGCGCGGCGATTTCTGCGGCTGAAATTCGCCGGAATCATCACCGTATCGTTGGTGCTGATTTGTTTATTGGCCGCTCTGAACAACAGGCAGTTGTATCACGATAACGGCGCTTGTTATTTCAACGCCAAACGATTGAAACGAGCCGCTCAGTTTTTCAGCTTCACCGTCGTCTACTTACCGGCCGGTTCGATTATGATTTTGAACGCGTTAATCGTGGTAATTCTGGTCAGACAGTCGCGATCGGTCAGCGGCGGCAGTCACGACGAAAAAGGCGAGCGGAAAGTAAATCGCGTAACCGTAATGATGTTAACTCTGACGTTTTCGTTTTTGGGATTATCCCTGCCTCACTGGCTCATCCAAGTGATCGCTCCTCGCGGTACTATGACCGATAGCGTACAGGCCGCTTACGAAATATTATCTTTGATGTACGTAACCAATTATTCGATCAACTTTTTCCTTTATCTCTTGTCAGGCGGCGAAGTACGCCAGGAAATCTATAAACTATTTATCGTGTCGCGTTAG
- the LOC141913231 gene encoding UPAR/Ly6 domain-containing protein crok-like, whose product MNRLAFVATSIALVLYLHVESVVSIRCYVCDTNTNKLCADPFDNLTMSISFCYGGGKMSTGCRKLKQAGKNGRVIRECLFNGDPECKSRTSDGMMCTDCTGHDGCNAASWTRISTTLAVVIISTIIFKCLAF is encoded by the exons atgaatcgtCTGGCCTTCGTCGCGACGTCCATCGCATTAGTTTTGTATCTTCACGTAGAGAGCG TGGTTTCCATTCGATGTTACGTCTGCGATACGAATACCAATAAATTATGCGCCGATCCGTTTGACAACCTGACAATGTCGATCAGCTTTTGTTACGGAGGTGGAAAAATGTCGACTGGCTGCCGAAAGCTCAAACAAG CCGGAAAAAATGGTCGCGTGATTAGAGAATGCCTGTTTAACGGTGACCCGGAATGCAAGTCGAGAACCTCAGACGGTATGATGTGTACCGACTGTACCGGTCATGATGGCTGCAACGCGGCTTCCTGGACGAGAATCAGTACCACTTTAGCCGTCGTAATCATAAGCACAATTATCTTCAAGTGCCTTGCATTCTAG
- the LOC141913063 gene encoding zinc finger CCHC domain-containing protein 24-like, whose amino-acid sequence MPYKKQRKGLTPYQGPKRVFGEYKCPDCGREWMSGNSWADMGQQCQSCKINIYPHKQRPLDAPDVDNQSDSEKAHPQHLCEKCKRLGRNCRTRRF is encoded by the exons ATG CCTTACAAAAAACAAAGAAAG GGTCTCACACCGTACCAGGGCCCGAAACGGGTGTTCGGGGAATATAAATGCCCCGACTGCGGTAGGGAATGGATGAGCGGTAATTCATGGGCAGACATGGGTCAGCAATGTCAGTCatgtaaaataaacatttacCCGCACAAACAG CGTCCACTGGATGCCCCCGATGTCGACAACCAGTCCGATTCGGAAAAAGCCCATCCACAGCATTTGTGCGAAAAGTGCAAGCGACTCGGGCGCAACTGCCGAACTCGGCGATTTTAA
- the LOC141912646 gene encoding fibrinogen-like protein 1, with protein MVDKRTLLLVSFVILSMNTGWTFTSICRTTNFRSLPLNLQGEHMCHLFELIENDVRNTRMDAEHLYGELFTKLNAFESKMDKLVMYKPREKEDFSSARRLPEDVISFQSTRDIPLAEDCAELYNHGVIKSGVYPLRILGGDIVVAYCDMNTAGGGWTVLQRRVDGSVNFTRNWDEYARGFGNPNHEYWLGNIHVNRMTTRRNYTLRIDLTDWDDITGYAEYTLFKLGGERQSFQLSIGGYTGTIGDSMTKYHHGMRFSTMDSDNDEWSRSCAKKDKAGWWYKACGYAQLNGEYHRNSGIIELTPDGIIHRGVLWYHWKQSYLYSLRKVEMKIRPFKKAV; from the exons ATGGTGGACAAACGAACGCTTCTGCTGGTGTCGTTCGTTATTTTATCGATGAACACAGGCTGGACTTTCACGAGCATTTGTCGAACGACGAATTTCCGCAGCCTGCCGTTGAACCTTCAAGGCGAACACATGTGTCATCTGTTCGAATTGATCGAGAACGACGTTCGTAACACGCGCATGGACGCCGAACACCTTTATGGAGAGCTATTCAC caaatTGAATGCATTTGAGAGTAAAATGGACAAGTTGGTGATGTACAAACCGCGAGAAAAAGAGGATTTCAGTTCGGCAAGACGTCTGCCCGAGGATGTGATCAGCTTCCAATCGACAAGAGACATACCGTTAGCCGAAG ATTGCGCCGAGCTGTACAACCACGGCGTTATCAAATCGGGAGTTTATCCACTGCGTATACTAGGAGGCGATATCGTGGTGGCGTACTGCGACATGAACACCGCCGGTGGAGGTTGGACGGTCTTACAGAGACGCGTCGACGGCTCGGTGAATTTCACTCGTAACTGGGACGAGTACGCGCGTGGCTTCGGCAACCCGAATCACGAGTACTGGCTCGGCAACATTCACGTCAACCGGATGACCACGCGTAGAAACTACACTTTACGCATCGACCTCACCGACTGGGACGATATCACCGGATACGCCGAGTACACGCTGTTTAAATTGGGCGGCGAGCGACAGAGTTTTCAACTGTCCATAGGCGGATATACGGGTACGATAGGCGACTCGATGACGAAATACCACCACGGGATGAGATTCAGCACGATGGACAGCGATAACGACGAATGGTCGAGAAGCTGCGCGAAAAAGGACAAAGCTGGCTGGTGGTATAAAGCGTGCGGGTACGCCCAGCTGAACGGTGAATATCACCGCAATTCGGGCATCATCGAACTAACGCCCGACGGTATAATCCACCGTGGCGTGCTCTGGTACCATTGGAAACAAAGTTACCTCTACTCGCTGAGAAAAGTCGAAATGAAGATACGTCCGTTTAAGAAAGCCGTTTAA